A window from Glandiceps talaboti chromosome 15, keGlaTala1.1, whole genome shotgun sequence encodes these proteins:
- the LOC144446620 gene encoding small integral membrane protein 8-like, giving the protein MAEKDSKRPAANQHQPGDGFRGVRTTSLFRAVNFELFVKPNKVVMAFGLTVMTGIVVYFGYMNAMAENKKDQIYVAYNHDGSVETKRKSSKWD; this is encoded by the exons ATGGCTGAGAAAGACAGCAAACGACCGGCGGCGAATCAACACCAGCCAGGTGATGGTTTCAGAGGAGTACGAACTACATCTCTTTTCCGGGCTGTAAATTTTGAACTCTTCGTCAAACCG AACAAAGTGGTCATGGCATTTGGACTTACGGTAATGACTGGTATCGTGGTTTACTTTGGGTATATGAATGCCATGGCAGAGAACAAAAAAGATCAAATATACGTCGCCTACAATCATGATGGTTCGGTGGAAACTAAACGAAAAAGCTCAAAATGGGACTAA